TGTTGGTCAAAAGCTGAAGGTTTCTGGTGAGGCAGCGGTCGTTACTCCTACTCAGCCTGTTGAACCAGTCGGAGAATTTGCAACTAACTTTATCAATGTAGCAAAAAGCGTTATGGGTACACCTTATGTTTGGGGTGGATCCACTTTAAATGGCTTTGATTGCAGCGGCTTTATCTATTATGCTGCGAATAAGGCCGGCTACAAAATCGGCCGTTATTCTGCTGCGGGATATTATAGCCGTACATACTATGTCGATCAGCCAAAACCAGGCGACTTGGTCTTTTTCGAAAATACATATAAACAAGGAATCTCTCACCTCGGCATCTATCTTGGCAACAACGAATTTCTCCATGCCGATGAGAAAAGGGGAGTCTCGATCGCTAACCTAAGCAACCCTTACTACACCGCTCACTTCGACGGATTTAAACGATTCTATTAATACCTTAAGCCAGGCAAATTGCCTGGCTTTTTTACGTGCATGGTGTCCATGTTGGCACGTAAATTGGAAATTTGGCACGTAAATCTATAATTCGGCACATAAACTATTAATTTGGCACGTAAACTACTAATGTGGCACGTAAACTACTAATGTGGCACATAAATCTGAAATTTGGCACGTAAGCTATGGTCAAATCTTATAGGATGCATAAATGCGCTCAAAAATGATGGGAGCTTTTATTCATCCTTGATTCTAGAACCACATCTTATGCATTTCCTTTAAGAACTTATCTGTAATCGGAAAACCAGAGCTCACGCCAATCACCGAATCAATCCAGCAATAAGGGCAGAGCGCTGTGTCATCATCGTCCACCCACTCCGTAATCTCAGCAGGACTAAAAATTTTCAAGCAATGGAAGCACCCACATACCTGGTCCCTTTCTAAATCCTTTCGGTGCCTACTGGTAAACTGTTGTGCTTCTCTAAATTGATTTTCCAATTTTGAATTCCCCTTTTTAAACGATGCAGGTTAAGAACTAGTTTGTGCAGGTAGAATGGTTAATTAGGCAGGTAAACTAATCTTCTATGCAGATAGAGCAACATTTTTTGCAGGTAAGAAGGTTTTGCTGAAAGATGGTATCTTGAAAACAGACTTCTTCTAAGAATTGAGGCCACATTTCAATCCTTTTTCCCCATTTGATTACCTTTGCCAAGCTGCCGCCTGGCTTTTTCAGAATATGACTTGTCTAAGTGACTAGTTCGCAGGTGAAGGACTAGTTTATGCAGGTAGAATAGTTAATTAGGCAGGTAAACTAACCATTTATGCAGATAGAGCAACATTTTTTGCAGGTATAAAGGTTTTCCTATAAGAAGGTATTATAAAATCCTTCCTCGGCGAAGAATTTAGGCTCCACTACAATCCTTTTTCCCCATTTGATTACCTGTGCCAGGCTGCCGCCTGACTTTTTCAGAATACGACTTGTCTAAGTGACTAGTTCGCAGGTGAAGGACTAGTTTATGCAGGTAGAATAGTTTATTAGGCAGGTAAACTAACCTTCTATGCAGATAGAGAGTCTGTTTTGGCAGGTAAGAAAAAATCATCTAAACTTGCTTCTTCTACCCTTCTTTGCTGGCTCCACCTGATTTGCTATCTCTTGCGCTTTTTTTTGCATGAACATGAAGAAATCGGTAATCACCTTCGATAGGACGATAACAATGATATAGGTCAAGAACAGGTGAAAGTAATTTGCCCATGAGTTGAATTTGAACAAATGATGCATGACAAAGATAGGTTTTAGAATAAATGAGAGAAACAAACTTAATAACAGTGTATAAATGTAATAATTTTTATTATGTTTTGTCGTCCATTGGTACACCAATATGAACAATACCGGGACCAGTGAGGCGTCCAATCCGACACTGTGGGAGATAAAGGGAATCATTTTATAAGGATATGTCCAAAGCGCTTGAGTTGTACCAAAATCATCAAAGTAGGTAAACCAAACATGTACATTAAATCCATAAAAGCCTAACTGGAATGCCCTTTTCCAGTCCATTGCACAAAGAAGAATGATTAGCGGGGTCACAAACATAATCACATGAAACCAAAATTGCCACGTATCAAAGGCAGAAAACTCCTGCCAATAATGCAGCCATTGCTTTGCTCCCTCACGTTGTTCTTTAATTAACTTATTTAAAGCCTCAGTTTGAGCACTCATAGGAACCCCTGCCTTGATAGTATTTTCCATCTTAAATTGCCCAAAATTTATGGAAAAAAATTGTCAAAAGAAAGATTTTATTTTGGGACGATGATTATTTGACAGCATTTAGGGTGATTAAAGTAAAATGGAACGTAAAGAGGAGGAATGGAAGTGGAGAAATTCGGGATATACGGTAAGTTGATTGCAAAAGAGGGCGAACGGGAAAGGCTGACAACTATTCTTTTAGAAGCCGCGGAATCAATGCAGAACCTAGATGAATGTGAGTTATATCTTGTTAGCGTGGCACCTGAAGATCCTAACTCTGTGTATGTTTATGAGGTGTGGAGCAGCGAGAGCGCCCATCAAGGCTCACTAACACTGGAATCCACACAAACCCTGATTCAGCGGGCGAAACCGATCCTTGCTGGAATGGAAAGGATATCGACGCTTGTTCCTAGAGGCGGAAAAGGAATGTAAGCAGGTGTTGCAGAACAATCATTGTTCCGCGATTTTTTGTAGGTTTAATTGCTTTACCATTGACGAAACTAACGTATTTAATGGATTGATAATCGAGATAGAAGTTTCATGCTCCACCTGCTGTGCCGCCGCTACCATCGATAATTGAGCAACTGACAGGCCGTGGATGCTATCCAGCTGCTTTATGTAATCGCAAACCGCCTTTTGGTACTCCTTATTTTTCCCACTCATAATTAATTCAAAGGTATTTTCTATAATCTTAACCTCGATATCCACCGTTTTCTGATGTTTTTTTGCATATTGTTCTAGCCTGGACATCGTTCCATGTACCGTGTCAGGGTTCGTAAATAGAATGGTCTGAGGCTGCTGGGTCTTGCAAAGGGCCTCAAAGTACGGCTCATCAATCTTGATGATAGGTATGTTAACCTCAATTTGCTTCAGTAATGCAATATAGTTCGTACATGTGATGAGAATGGCATCCACTCCAGATTGAGCAATCCATTCTATTTGATCCTTCACTTTCTTCTCCGCCTCAGATATTTGGTCGTTTTTCAGCCGATATATTAACCCCGGGTCAACGTAATGACTTAACTCGAGGTCATAAGGTGAAAACGCGCTTTCGATATAGTCGATATTGGAATAATGCGCATGCAGGCAGCCAATTTTCTTTTTCAAACATTTCTCCCCCTTTTCAAAACCCCATTATTAAGGACTAATCCTTCTATTAGCTCGACCGATTTGTCCTCAAGAGCCCGGATTAAGGACTAATCTTTCTAGTAGCTCGTACCATTTGTCCTCAAGATCCTGGATTAAGGACTAATCCTTCTAGTAGCTCGACCGATTTGTCCCCAAAAGCCTGGATTAAGGACTAATCTTTCTTGCCGCTCGTGCCATTTGTCCTCAAGACCCCGGATTAAGGACTAATCTTTCCGGCCGCTCGTGCCATTTGTCCTCAAGACCCCGGATTAAGGACTAATCCTTCTGGCCGCTCGTGCCATTTGTCCTCAAGACCCCGGATTAAGGACTAATCCTTCTAGTAGCTCGTGCCATTTGTCCTCAAGAACCAGATTCTTATTTTTGATAAGTGGTCTCATGAACCAACACCGAGTCAAAGTTCCATATAGATAGGCCTCATGACCCATTTATTCAGACAGGTACATAATTTACTACCTTAAATGCCATGATAACAGAACACCAAAGGGGGATTTTACATGAAAAAGCTGATAATATGCCTATCGATACTTTTTTGTTCAACCCTTACCACCCCATTTCACTTCGACCACTCTGCACATGCGCAACAGAAACCGATACCTCCGTATGCGAAGTGGAGTGTTTTGGCGATGGATAAAACGAAGGAAAAGTATCCGAATGCCAAGGTTGTCGATTTTCTCTATGTTGGAAGAACTCGTGGACAGCAAACTTCAACTGAGCGATTCAAATTTTGGCTAAAAGATAATCAAAAGGAATTCGGTGTTTATGTAAATATTGAATTTAACAATGAAACCCAACAAGTCACGAACGTGACTTATCAGGAAACCACTAGATAATGGACTACTTGGGACCAAAGAAAGTCAAACTCACTTAACCTGATACTGCAATTCCGCAAATTGCTTGTACCGTCGAACATCAACTAGCGTGAGTTCGTTTTCTCGGTCCCCCTCCACAAACAATGGGATACCCCGGCCGATAATGGTTGGGGCAATTTGAATGATGAACTCATCCACAATTTTTGCCTGAAGAAGGTGCTGCAGCACATCTCCCCCGCCCACAATCCAAATCCTTTTTCCCTCCTGCTCCTTCAAGGATTGAGTAAAACCGACTATATCCTCATTAATAAACGTTACATGTTCAATCGAGCCAGTCAATGTGCGCGAAAAAACATAACATGGCTTCCCCTCATACGGGAATTTATCTGGTGACAGAATGGAGATTTGATCATACGTATTTCTTCCCATTAGAATGATGTCGACACTTTCATAAAATTCCTGATATCCTGTTTCTTCTTCCCCCTCGGTTCCAAATAACCAATCCAATTCATGGTTTTCACGTGCTAAGTAGCCATCCAAACTGATTGCCCCGTAAAATACCAACTTGCTTTGATTGCTCATAATTTCACCCTTTCCTTCCAATGTATAGGATGTGAGAGGAGTTGCCCAGGATGTAAGGATCGTTTGCTTTTTCAATCAGCAAGTCTATGACCTTTTCCCACTCATGTTCTCCTTTTTCTCTCCAATACTTCCATTGCGCATTTGTTAAAACCGATCCGATATTTGAACCAATTAATTCTACACTTTCAAAACCTTGTGCCTCCATGAATGGTTTGATTTCATTAATATTGAAGTAATAAGCACCAGTGAATCGTCCCTCGTCTTGATGGTTAAAACAACCTGATTGCGAAAAATGTTGGATATTGTCCATTTTATCATTTGGTTTCCAATTTTCAGGATATAAAAGGGATGTCAGAATATGTTTGATTCTCGGCATAAACGCAACAAAAACCATACCATTTCTTTTCGTCACTCTATGTAACTCTTTTACCGCCAGAATACGGTCATTTTCCTCTTGTAAGTGATACATCGGACCTAGCATGATTGAAGCGTCAAACTGCTCATCATGAATCATTGATAAATCTCTAGCATCAGCCTTATAAAAGCCTCTAAATTGTCCGCTTATGTTAAGTTCCTGTGCATTGCTTTCTGCAATCTCGACAAGTCTTGGTGTTAAATCCGTCAGTGTTACCGTATATCCTTCTCTAGCCAGCTTCATGGAATATTTACCAGGTCCAGCGCCATTATCTAGTATATAACCGGTTTTTGGTAGGTATTTTTTTATATAGTGCCAATTTACTTGGAATTCAATTGGTTCTCGATCAAGTCGGCCCCATTCATCAAACTGATTGTAATAATTAATAATTCTGCTCATTCGCCCACCAACTTCTTTATTCTCTTCTTTTCTCATGCATGTACTTCATCCATTTCTTCTGTTTATGGCCGCACATATAATACCCGACCAAAGCGACAGCGGTTCCTCCGGCTGACAGGTTCAAAATGAGCGAGTGAGAAGTATAGGTACCCGCTGCCATTCCGATGATTCCAAGTATGAGTAACTGAAAGAAATGCTTTTTATTATTTTCATAAATCATAAATTGAAATTGTCTTCTTTGTTCGAGTTCTTTTAAATCTTCCAGCCTTTGGGGGGCATTTAGGAATTCCGTTACCGAATGGAAAATTTTAAAAACAGGCTGTGACTGAATCCATTGCCAGATTAAGGACCATTTATTATTCCCTTGTTTGTTCAACCACTCGAGAAAAACCGGTTTAGCTAAGTCCATCAGATCTGCTTCAGGAGCAAGATTACGGATAATCCCTTCGACCGTAACGAATGATCTTCCTAAAAAGACAAATCTTGTTGGAACCTGAATCGGAAGCGCTTGGATGGTATCGTTCATCTCCTTTTTAAAGGCAAGCAAATCCATTTGCTTTAATTGATCCGGTTCGAAGGAGATCAACTCTGCCAAAAGCTTCTCCATTGTTCTAGAATCCGCCTCCGGTAGCAAGAATCCTAGTTGGGATAAACAATCCACCGCTTTGGAATAATTTTTTGAAAGAAAGCTTTCAATTAAATTTTGAAAATGAGCGGCATCTTTTTTGCTAATCTCGCCAATCATTCCAAAGTCGAGTAGAATGATCTTCCCGTCCCTTGAAACTAGAACATTCCCGGGATGTGGGTCTGCATGGAACTTTCCAGGCTCCAGCCATTGAGGAAGAAAAACCTTAATCAGCCTTTGAGCCAGCTCTTGGCGACTGACTGTAACCTGTTCCAATCCCTCGATATCGGTGAGCCGAATCCCCTCTACCCACTCCATCACCAGGACATTGGGTGTACTAAGCTCTGAGTAAACAGAAGGGATTTTGACGATATCCATATCCTTCAACCGTTCTCTAAAAAACAAGATGGTATCGAGTTCCATTGTATAGTCAAGTTCTCGTTCAATTACTTGTTTAAGTTCCTGATAGAGGACTTTAAAGTTTATAAATCCTTTGGGAATCGGCACGAGATGGTCGGCAAACCAAATGATAATCGCTAAAACTCGGAAATCTGTTTGGACAATGCTGTCGATATATGGCCGTTTAACTTTAATCGCAACCTCTGTCCCATCCTTCAGGACACCTTTATACACTTCTCCAATTGAGGCGGAGGCAATCGCTGTTTTTTCGATGGAAAGAAAGTTTTCATGAAGAGACTTTCCCCATTGGTTTTCTAGAATTTTCTCAATCTCACTCCAGTCAGACGGCGGAACTTTATCTGTCAGATCTTCAATTTGACTGATAAATGCTTTCGGCAGCAAATCAGCCCGTGTGCTCAAAAATTGTCCGACTTTAATCAATAAGCCTTCTAATTCAAATAGGGTATTACGATACCGTTCACCAATATTTCCCCAAAGTTTTTCCCACTCCGCTTTCGGTTTTCGGCGAAGTTTATACCAGTATATTTGCAGGAAGATCACAAAAGCCATCGAAAGCACCTTTGACATTCGGACCAGCTTATTTCTCGTTTTCAACCTATTCCCCTTCCTTCTTTCAGCGGATGTTGCCACGGGTGCCACGGGGGTGCCACGGGGACGGTTCTAGTGGTCCGAAAAAATGGATATTCTTTCCATAAAAAACCATTAGAACCGTCCCCCCGGTCCTACACCTTACTAAAACCTTCTAAAAGTGTCAGCCACTATGTTACTAAATTCCCTTAAGTAATGAAGGTAATTGCTTCCCCCGTAGTTATATCTTTTATTGTACATTTTTGCGACGACGATGTTGTATTCTGGAATCACTAATAGCGTTGGCCCGGTAATGCCTAGTATTTGGTACGAACCTTTAGGCACTCTTTCACCCAATTCACTTTTTAGAGCGGGCGTGCCTTGGACATACCAAAATAATCCGTTTTGTGGCAAATCTTTATTTTTATAACGTAGACTTTGAACTTGAGTGGCCAATTGAATCACTTCTTCAGGTACAATCTTCATTCCATTGTTCAAATGAAGATTTCCCCATCGTGCAAACTCACGGGCAGTGGTGTGCAGGTTTGATTCCATTCCATCCTTCGTACGGCCTACTGTATAGGAAGCGGGCTCGTTGGGATCATCAATGACCTGGACCATTTTTTCATTAGGTTCCGTTTGCCAAGCCGTCTCCTTCAATCCTAATGGCTTGAACACTCCTTCTTCCAGGAGTTGAGGAAAACTTTTTCCATAAAGCCTGTTTACTAGTTCTGTCATCATAACAACGTTAATCCCTCTATATGCCCATCCTTCACCAGGCTCAAACTCGCGAAAAATCGTTCCATCCGCCCTTTGGTGCAAACCGTGACAATGGGTAACCAAATGCCTTATCGTTGTTTTCCCCAGCAGTTCATGATTGAAATTTTCAAAGTACTCCGCTGCAAGGTCATCCAAGCTATTCATTTTGCCTTCATAAAGAGCATAAGCTATAACTAACCCTAAGTAACTTTTTCTCGCAGAAGCTATATTAAACTGGGTGTTTTCATCAATGGGACGAGAATGGGCTGTGTTGGAATGATAGCCGCTATAGTGTTCTAAGACAATTTGGTTTTCTTTCATGATCACGAGTGCTGCTCCACTGCTATGATTACGTTCTTTTATATGCTCTACATACGATATTAATTTTTGAAAAATAGAAGTCACACACCTTTCTACTAATCTTTTATTCTATATTCAGTTACTTTTATCCTTTATGATTACATTGGGAGGTTTAACATGGAGAAATTGCTTGAAGAGTATCGTTTTGGATATCAGTTGCTGAGGATGGCCATCGATGGATTGTCTGAGGAAGCGCTTCGTTTTAAGCCTGAAGCTAACAAATGGAGCATTCATCAGATTCTCATCCATGTGGCAGATTCCGAATTGGTCTCAACCCAGAGGATGAAAAAGGTTTTGTCGGAGGAGGCTCCGCTTTTGATGTCATTTGACCAGGATGCATGGGCGGATACGTTGGAGTATGAAAAGCTAGACCGCGAACAACATCTTCATCTGTTTAATTTGCTGCGCTCCAGCATGCTGCCTATTCTGGAGCAGCTGCCGGCACAAAAATGGGAACGGGTAGGGATATATGCTGACGCTGGTCCATTCACTCTTAAACAATTACTAGAATACCGAGTTGAACATGTCTGGGGACATCTCGCCCAGATTGCAAGCGTAAGGGAAGCTTATCAGCAGAGTAAAATTTAATAGATTCTTGTAACGCATCTCGATACACTTGAATATACTATATTAGACGGGAGGCAGCACCTCGCGTCACATGAACTGACTATAACATAGTCAGTTATTTTTTTGGGGAATGCTTATAGCTAATTAAATGTACTTTTTAAGTAGAATCCTTTACGTGCCGAAATCATTATAGAATGAATGATGTTTCGTTGGAACTATAATTTAATTATATTGTCATAGTTCTTAATTTGTTTGTAATCGTTGTTTAATGTTGATTGTGTATGATTAGCTGTATACCATTCAAAACAACTAGAGGAGTTATTCCATATGAAGAAGTTAAAAGCTATACTTTGTTTTTTTCGCAGGTATCATAAATTCAGCTATTATACGGACGAGTGCGTAGATTGCGGACAAAAAAAATAGATTAAAAATTACCACATAAATTTACAGTGATTTTCATAGGGTTTTCACAATATAATTCACATTAAAAAGGCTTAGAGAAATTTTTCTCTAAGCCTTGCTTTTAATTAGTTTTTCTTGAACTAAACCCTTTAGTTTAAGAACAAAATGGCGTATATTACTTAGCGATTGAAAGGACTTTTCATGATCCTTGTTTGACCAATAGTCCCTTGTGGTACTCTTCTAATGTGATGCCCTGATTCATAATATCTGTTGCGACAACTTGTCCGACATATCGAAGATGCCATGGTTCATATTGATACCCAGTTATGGATTCTTTTCCTTTTGGATACCGAATAATAAACCCATATTCCGCTGCATGAAGTTGCAACCATTTCGCTTCTTTTGTGTCCTGAAAACAAGATGTTGCTGCACATGTTGCACTACTGTTTCCCACGTCAATGGCGAGTCCGGTTTGATGTTCACTTGTGCCAGGGATCGCACTATACATACGAGCTTTTTCATACCCATCTTGTTTTACGTATGATTCAAATAACGAAACTTGTGACTTGTGCGAACGGTAACCAGAAACACCAACAATCGTGTACCCTGCCTTTTTTGCATCACGCACTAATGTTTGAATGGCAACGGCCGCTTCTTTTCGTAATTTTTGTTTTTCTGTGTTATTCGTAAACGGAAACGAGATTCCTGAATCAATTAAGTTTTTCGGCACAAAATTTACCGGCAATTTGTTCTGTTTATTAATTAATACAGCAAGATCATCCGGTTTTGCCACCACAGGAATCACTTCTTCTTCCCATTTTTCCTTATTCTTGATTTTCACGTACTGACTGCTTACATACGCTTTTTTCTCTTTATAAAGGATTTGATACCATCCTGTCCCTGTTGCACTCACTACGTCTACTCGTTCACCTTTTTTGATAGCCCCTAAAATGGTGTATTTCGTGGAAGGTCCTGTTCGTACATTCAAATTAGCGGTTGTTTTATAGTTTTTTTCTTCCGATTGTTCGTTTATCATGATTTTCACGTACTGACTGCTTACATACGCTTTTTTCTCTTTATAAAGGATTTGGTACCATCCTGTTTCTGCTGCACTCACTACGTCTACTCGTTCACCTTTTTTGATAACCCCTAAA
This Neobacillus sp. YX16 DNA region includes the following protein-coding sequences:
- a CDS encoding cytoplasmic protein — its product is MENQFREAQQFTSRHRKDLERDQVCGCFHCLKIFSPAEITEWVDDDDTALCPYCWIDSVIGVSSGFPITDKFLKEMHKMWF
- a CDS encoding CBO0543 family protein yields the protein MSAQTEALNKLIKEQREGAKQWLHYWQEFSAFDTWQFWFHVIMFVTPLIILLCAMDWKRAFQLGFYGFNVHVWFTYFDDFGTTQALWTYPYKMIPFISHSVGLDASLVPVLFILVYQWTTKHNKNYYIYTLLLSLFLSFILKPIFVMHHLFKFNSWANYFHLFLTYIIVIVLSKVITDFFMFMQKKAQEIANQVEPAKKGRRSKFR
- a CDS encoding putative quinol monooxygenase, which codes for MEVEKFGIYGKLIAKEGERERLTTILLEAAESMQNLDECELYLVSVAPEDPNSVYVYEVWSSESAHQGSLTLESTQTLIQRAKPILAGMERISTLVPRGGKGM
- a CDS encoding DUF3889 domain-containing protein, with product MKKLIICLSILFCSTLTTPFHFDHSAHAQQKPIPPYAKWSVLAMDKTKEKYPNAKVVDFLYVGRTRGQQTSTERFKFWLKDNQKEFGVYVNIEFNNETQQVTNVTYQETTR
- a CDS encoding dihydrofolate reductase family protein, which gives rise to MSNQSKLVFYGAISLDGYLARENHELDWLFGTEGEEETGYQEFYESVDIILMGRNTYDQISILSPDKFPYEGKPCYVFSRTLTGSIEHVTFINEDIVGFTQSLKEQEGKRIWIVGGGDVLQHLLQAKIVDEFIIQIAPTIIGRGIPLFVEGDRENELTLVDVRRYKQFAELQYQVK
- a CDS encoding class I SAM-dependent methyltransferase, translating into MSRIINYYNQFDEWGRLDREPIEFQVNWHYIKKYLPKTGYILDNGAGPGKYSMKLAREGYTVTLTDLTPRLVEIAESNAQELNISGQFRGFYKADARDLSMIHDEQFDASIMLGPMYHLQEENDRILAVKELHRVTKRNGMVFVAFMPRIKHILTSLLYPENWKPNDKMDNIQHFSQSGCFNHQDEGRFTGAYYFNINEIKPFMEAQGFESVELIGSNIGSVLTNAQWKYWREKGEHEWEKVIDLLIEKANDPYILGNSSHILYIGRKG
- a CDS encoding AarF/UbiB family protein; the protein is MKTRNKLVRMSKVLSMAFVIFLQIYWYKLRRKPKAEWEKLWGNIGERYRNTLFELEGLLIKVGQFLSTRADLLPKAFISQIEDLTDKVPPSDWSEIEKILENQWGKSLHENFLSIEKTAIASASIGEVYKGVLKDGTEVAIKVKRPYIDSIVQTDFRVLAIIIWFADHLVPIPKGFINFKVLYQELKQVIERELDYTMELDTILFFRERLKDMDIVKIPSVYSELSTPNVLVMEWVEGIRLTDIEGLEQVTVSRQELAQRLIKVFLPQWLEPGKFHADPHPGNVLVSRDGKIILLDFGMIGEISKKDAAHFQNLIESFLSKNYSKAVDCLSQLGFLLPEADSRTMEKLLAELISFEPDQLKQMDLLAFKKEMNDTIQALPIQVPTRFVFLGRSFVTVEGIIRNLAPEADLMDLAKPVFLEWLNKQGNNKWSLIWQWIQSQPVFKIFHSVTEFLNAPQRLEDLKELEQRRQFQFMIYENNKKHFFQLLILGIIGMAAGTYTSHSLILNLSAGGTAVALVGYYMCGHKQKKWMKYMHEKRRE
- a CDS encoding serine hydrolase domain-containing protein, with the translated sequence MFQKLISYVEHIKERNHSSGAALVIMKENQIVLEHYSGYHSNTAHSRPIDENTQFNIASARKSYLGLVIAYALYEGKMNSLDDLAAEYFENFNHELLGKTTIRHLVTHCHGLHQRADGTIFREFEPGEGWAYRGINVVMMTELVNRLYGKSFPQLLEEGVFKPLGLKETAWQTEPNEKMVQVIDDPNEPASYTVGRTKDGMESNLHTTAREFARWGNLHLNNGMKIVPEEVIQLATQVQSLRYKNKDLPQNGLFWYVQGTPALKSELGERVPKGSYQILGITGPTLLVIPEYNIVVAKMYNKRYNYGGSNYLHYLREFSNIVADTFRRF
- a CDS encoding DinB family protein, translating into MEKLLEEYRFGYQLLRMAIDGLSEEALRFKPEANKWSIHQILIHVADSELVSTQRMKKVLSEEAPLLMSFDQDAWADTLEYEKLDREQHLHLFNLLRSSMLPILEQLPAQKWERVGIYADAGPFTLKQLLEYRVEHVWGHLAQIASVREAYQQSKI
- a CDS encoding D-alanyl-D-alanine carboxypeptidase family protein, translating into MQQFKKKISLLFIIIILSIAGFSETSFIQKAIAGENNYETTANLNVRTGPSTKYAILGVIKKGERVDVVSAAETGWYQILYKEKKAYVSSQYVKIMINEQSEEKNYKTTANLNVRTGPSTKYTILGAIKKGERVDVVSATGTGWYQILYKEKKAYVSSQYVKIKNKEKWEEEVIPVVAKPDDLAVLINKQNKLPVNFVPKNLIDSGISFPFTNNTEKQKLRKEAAVAIQTLVRDAKKAGYTIVGVSGYRSHKSQVSLFESYVKQDGYEKARMYSAIPGTSEHQTGLAIDVGNSSATCAATSCFQDTKEAKWLQLHAAEYGFIIRYPKGKESITGYQYEPWHLRYVGQVVATDIMNQGITLEEYHKGLLVKQGS